DNA sequence from the Thauera sedimentorum genome:
GCCGCACCGCTTCTTCCACCGCGATCTCGTCGAAGGGATTCATCGACATCTTGACGTTGGCGATATCCACGCCGGTGCCGTCAGCCTTGACCCGCACCTTGACGTTGTAATCGACCACACGCTTGACCGGAACCAGTATCTTCAAAGCCGTGCTCCTCTTCCGTGTATTCAGGTTGCTATTGTTCGAGCGGTCATTATGTCATTGCGCAAAAGCGTTTGACACCTGCGTCGCCCGCCGGGAGAATCGATCGTATTCCATACGCCCCGGTATGGTGGCGTACGGTAGCGTATGGTCCCGGATTCGTCAATACTACCCCGTATGGAAAACACTCCCGTGAAACAACGTGTACAACTCGATCGCGATGCCTGGGTGCAGGCCGCCATCGAGGTGCTCGCCGAAGAAGGCGTGGCCGGGCTGCGCGTCGAAGTGCTGGCCAAACGCCTCAAGGTCACCAAAGGCAGCTTCTACTGGCATTTCCAGGACCGCCGGGACCTGCTGCTCGCAGTGCTCCACTACTGGAAGGATGGCCGGATCCGCGACATCGTCAAGCAGACCCGCGCCCAAACCGGGCGGGAACTGGAACAGATCTACCACGTGATCGACATCTACAGCACCACGCGCAGCCGGCGCGGGATGATGATCGAGCTCGCGGTGCGCGACTGGGCCCGGCGCGACGCGGAAGCCGCGGCCATCGTCGCCGAGGTGGACGATACCCGCCTGCGCTGCGCGCGCGACCTGTTCCTGGCCTGCGGCGTACCGATGGAAGAGGCTTCCAGCCGCTGCATGCTGCTCTACGCCTACGTGTTCGGCCTGTCGCTGATGATCTACGACAAGTTCGACAGCGACACCACCCGGCTGAAGCGCGACATCGCCGACCTGATCGCCCGTTCGAACGCAATGGCGCCCGCGCGCGAAACGACGGAATAGCCGCCCGTCTCATCCTGACACGATATGTGCGACTACGCGTCAGAGTGCAGCGGACGCTTCGGGCAGAACGTCAAGCTTCGATCATCGCCGTCGAGAAGCGCTGCAACAGGGGTCTGAGCAGATAGGTTAACAATGAACGCTCACCAGTCTTGATCATGACGGTGGCAGTCATCCCGGCAAATAGCTTCAGCTCCTTGATCCGTTCTGCCTGCGCCGGATCGATCCTGACCAGCACCCGATAGTACGGCACTCCACTGCGTGGGTCGGTGATCACGTCGGCCGACACGACGTCGATCCTTCCAGGCAGACGAGGGCGGTTCATCATGCTTACGTATGCATCGAAGTGAATATCCGCTTCCAGCCCGGGACGTACCCGATCGATATACTGAGGCGCCAGCCGAGCCTGAACGACAAGATCCTCTTCATCCGGAACGATGTCCATCAAGCGGTCCCCGGGCTTGACCACCCCGCCTTCTGTATTGACCGCCACATCGACGACGATGCCGCTGACGGGAGCCCGGATTACCATGCGCTCGTGCGTATCGCGCACCGCCGCGAGCCTTTCCGCCTGCAGGCTTTGCTCGCGTAGCGCCTCGGCCAGTTGTGTTTCCACCTCCCGTCGGTAGTCCATCAGGCGTTGCTGCTCCTGCAGCCGCAGCTCGTTCATTCGCGCGCGCGTCGCTCCAATCGCAGCCAGATCCTCCCCCTGGTGACTTTGCGCCTCGGCAAACTGTCGGCGCAACTCGAGAAGCTGATTCTGCGAAACGAAACCTTTGCGGCTCAATTCTTCGAAGTTACGTAACTGCTCGCTGATCAGCCTGATCTGACTCTCACGACCCTCCTGCAGGCCCGCGAGACTCGTCAGCTGCTGTTGAAGGCCTTGCACCGACTCACGCAGGATGCGTAGCTCCCCCTGCAAAGCACCGCGACGCGACGCAAAGAGATCACGTTGCGCGCGTACCGCAGCCCTGACCTCGGACGATGGGTCATCAAGCAACTCAGGCGGAAACACCGGAGCGTCCATGCCATCTCGTTCTGCTACCAGCCGGGCCAAGGTCGCACCGGCGACCCGCGTCTGCGTCGAGACGCTGTTGAACGAGGCCTGGCTCTGTACACCGTTAAGCCGCACGAGTTCATCGCCCGCCCGGACCCGCTGTCCTTCAGTGACCAGAATATTCTCGACGATCCCTCCGGTCAGATGCTCCACACGCTTGCGCTGGCTCTCGACCGTGAGAACGGCCGCCGCCGGGACCCCTTCGTCAAGCGGCGCCAGTGCGGCCCAAAGCAGGAAACCTCCGAAACCAAAGAGCAGTAAGCAAAGGCCGCGGCGAACGACGGCACTGTAATCGCTGTTAGGTACGACGGGCTGAGCGCCCGAATAAGGATGCAGCCATCGATCGATGGCGGACGGCTCCCGTTTGTTCTCATTGGTTGTGGGCATTCGATCCACCGCGGCGTCCTGTTCGTCGTCATCCAAACGGACATTCATGCGACGCCTCGCTGCGCGCCCGCTGCGCTCGCCTGCAAATGAGGAAAGGCCGGCGCTGAGACGCCCCCAGCTTGCAGCTCGGCAGTAGCTGCGATTCGCAGGACCCGGCCCTCGTGCATGAAGATCACGCCGTCGGTCTCCCCGAGCAGATGGGTTCGATGGGTGACCACGAACACCGTACGCCCCTGGCTGCGCAAGTCCTTCAAGGCCCTTACGAGTGCAGCATCGCCCGCTTCATCCAGATTCGCATTCGGTTCATCGAGCACGATCAACACAGGATCGCCGTACAAGGCCCTGGCCAAGGCGATGCGCTGCCGTTGCCCGGCCGACAACACCGCACTGCCCTGCCCGTCCCAACCGAGCTTCGTTTCGTAGCCATCGGAGAGCCGCAGGATGAGTTCATGAACGCCCGCACGCTGCGCAGCCTGTATGACCCGCGCGGAATCCAGCTCACCGAACCGCGCGATGTTCTCGGCTACCGTGCCCTCGAACAGCTCGACATCCTGGGGCAGGTATCCGATATGCGGACCGAGGTCTTCCCGCCGCCAGCCTCCGAGCTCGGCCCCGTCCAGTCTGACCGCACCACCGGCAGGCGGCCACACGCCGACCAGCGCACGGGCAAGCGTTGATTTTCCCGAAGCACTCGGGCCGACGATGGCCATGATCTGTCCGGGCTGCACTTCGAAGCCCACGCCTTTGAGAATGGGTACGTTCTGGCCGGGCGCGGCAACGAACAATTGCTCGACTTGAACCAAACCGTTGGGGCGTGGCAGGGTCACCGAGGGCTGCGGCAAGGGCTGCGTCCCAAGCAGCTCGTGCACTCTCAGATAAGCCTGCCGGGCCCCGACGAACGAACGCCAGTTCGCGATGGCCAGATCCAGCGGAGCCAGTGCCCGCCCCAGCAGGATGGACGCTGCGATCATGCCGCCGGGCGTCAGTTGGTCACGCAATACCAGATAGGCACCAAGCCCGAGGATCGCCGACTGCAGGAAAAGCCGTGCGAAGCGAACGCCGCCCCCGAGACTGGCGTTGCGCTCGCCAGCGGAGGCTGCCAGCGCAAGCGCTGCGCGATGCTGCTGCAGCCAGTTGTCGCGCAGATTGGGCAACATTCCCAACGCACTGACAACTTCCGCGTTGCGGGCACTTGCATCGGCCCATCGGTTGGCAGACGCACTCATCTGCTGGGCTGTCACCGTTAGCGACGCCGTTGCCCGCTCGTTGATCCAGGCCATCGAGACCAACAGCAGCGTAGCCAGCACCCCGAACAGACCCAGCCAGGGGTTCAGCAAGGCGATCACGATCAGAAAGACCGGGAGCCATGGCGCATCGAAGAACGCGATCAAGCCTTTGCCGATCAGGAACTGGCGCAATTGCACGAGATCCGAAAGCGCCTGGCCGAGCGAGTGGCCGCCCTTCGCAACGATATCGAAGCCCGCATCGAACACACGCCGGTCGAGTCCGAGTTCCAGCGCTGCAGCGGTTCTCGACATGACCTGGCTTCGGGTCCATTCCAGTGCGGCCTCAAGCGCCAGAAGCCCGAATAGCAGCGCCGTCAGAACGATAAGCGTGCCTTCGTTGCGACTGGTCAGCACCCTGTCGTAGGTCTGCAGCATGTACAAGGCGGGCGCCAGCAACAGCAGATTGATCGTGAGGCTGAACCCGGCCACGGCCGCAAAGACGCGCCTGTATGCGCTCAGCGACGCACTCAACTCGCCTCGCGGCAGACGGTCGAGAATCATGGAATCGGTCTGACGGTAGAGATCATGGCAGCCTGACGAACATCAGCGCCGACGCGGCCTGCTCCTCGGGCGTGGTTGTCAGCACTGTCATGCGGGCTCGTTCCGCGTCGACCGTTGCGATCCCTTCGAAACGACGCGTGGTAGTACCGCAGACTTCGTCAAAGGCGAGACGATAGACCGCCGTGCCGGCCGGAGATGTCGTGCTGCCGCTATAAAGACAACCGGCCGTACTGCTTCCCGTGATAAGACCATCCGAGACCGTCCAGTTGACTTGCAGCGCCTCGAAGTCCGCGCGCCATTCGCCGTTGGCCGCCGCAGGTTCGAGACGCCCCTCCAGCCTGTCGATCCGCTCTAGCGTGACTTGCTCCTCGCCGACCATACTGGTGAGCGTCAGGGACGTTGGCGACACAGCCGAATCGATGGACGCACGGGCGCTCACCAGGGTATCGGGCGCCGATTGAGGGCTGGTCAGATCGAAGCGCAGGCCCTCGGCCTCGGTCGGAGCTTGTGCGTCACCGGTAATGCGCGCTTTGACCAACTGACTAAGATCGTGAGCCAAGGCCCAGACTAAAGCGCTTTCCCCGGTTTCCTCCGGCACCACGATCGCGCTATACCCTGGCTGCACGTCGGTGGTGGCCCAACGCCCCTGGAAAACCGCCACGGTGTCATCCGGCGTGTCACTGCTGCCTCCGCCTCCACCGCCACCGCCACAAGCCGTCAGCCACGCTGCCAGCGCGACCGTGGCACCCACCTTCAAGGGGCGTAGAGAAGTCTTACCGGGGAGCTCCCTACAGTTGCTCATGTGCATGATGTGTTATCGCTCAAGGGAAGTCATTCAGAAGGATATTCAGGGGGTTGCGCGCCGACTGTGACGAACGGAGTCTCGGCCCCTTCGCTGATTGCAGACGCTTCGCCTCGCGTCGGAAGCGCCGCGAACAACTCGGCGCGCCGGCTGATCAGCGTCTCCTGAGCCCGTACATAGGCTGCGAGTCCGATGAACTCGGCCACCGTGCAGTGCTCAAGCGAAGCCGCCCGGGCGATCAGTCGAAAGTCCAAGGGATGCAGCCTCAACCGCAGTTCTCCGCCCTCGGTCACGGCGCTTTCTCGAAGCGACAGTCGACGCACATCATCGCCGTGCTGCTTAGAGCCAGAAACCATCGGAAGGCAGGTCCGGCGCCTGGTCGATGATCGAACCCGGCAGATAGGCCACAGCCCCAGGTGCGGTAATCACACCGTCGGCCAGTCCATCCGCATCGAAGCGACCTCCGTCTTCCAGCGTGAAGTCCAGACGCAGACGGCCGCCCTCCTCGACCATTCCCCCTCCGTACGGCGCACTGGCAAGGTTCACCCACATGCCCGACGCATCCTGCTGCCAGTAGCCGTTGACACCCAGATCGGCATCCACATACAGACTGAAGCGTGCAGCTTCCCCCGGCCGCTCAAGTTGCGCTTCGAAGGCAATCAGGCCCAACGGCATGTCCATCACCGCCGGTCTATCCGCCGGAGCGTCCAGTTGCGTGAGGTTAACTATGCTGGGCGCCGGCACGGCGTTACCCCCTTCCGGATTGGCGGCGGCCAGCGTCACCCAGGCCGGCTGTGCGTCCGGATTCAGGCTGACCACATCCGTTTCGCGGAAAGGCACCGAGGCCACATCGGGCTGCTGCGCGTCGGCAACGCCGTCACCGTTGCCGTCGCCCACAACGGGGAGCGTGCCGCCTTGCGGAATGAGCCCGGGTACGAAAGCTTCTACCGCTTCCGGTACGCCATCTCCATCATTGTCGGGAAGTTGCTCCCATTCGCTCTGGGGTGGGATGACAGTGACGGGGCCGGGCGGGGGCGGCGGCGCAGGCGGCGCTGCGGTCGTCGAGAAGTTGAATGTCGTCTCGTCGCCGACTGCCGTCGCGGCGTTGCCAGCCGCATCCTTCAGCGCGTCGGCATCCCAGGTCACGTAGTAGGCGGTCGAGTACGACAGGTTGGTACTCGGCGTGATCACCAGTTCGCCGCTTGCGTTCAAGCTTACCGTGGCCGGGACCAGGGTATCTGTGCTCACGTCCTTGAGATGGACCTTCGTCAGATCCGACCCGCTATCGAGTGCTTCGTCGAACTTCAAGGTCAGCGGCCCGCTCACTGCAACGCCACTGGCATCGTCGGCCGGGCTGCTGTTGATCGCATCCAGCACTGGTGCGCTGCTGTCGATGATGATTAGCTGACTGGCCGCTGTGCCACTGTTGCCAGCGCTGTCGCGTACCCGCATCGTCACGGTGGCCGTGCTGGTCAGACTGCTGTCAGTATGATTGACACCGGTGCCGATCACGCTGCTGCTGATGTCGGTCCAGTTGGTGCCGTCGGCGCTGTATTCGAGCGATTCGCCAACGGCCAATGGCGCACTCAATGTCGCAACAACGGTGAGGCCATCGGCGTCATTGGTGATGAAGTCGCCAGGAGCGGCACTATCGGTGCTGATGCTGTCGATTGTTACCGTGGTAGTTGGTGCTGCGGTGTCGATGGTGAAGCTCAGCCCCGCAGAGTTGGCGGAAACATTGCCGGCCGCATCGGAGGTAGTGGCGGTGACGTTGTGCGTTCCAGATGTCAAGGCCGTACCGGGAGTGAAGCTCCAGTTTCCGCCTGCGTCGGCAGTGGTCGTGCCCAGCACGCCACCGAGTGAACTGCTGAGAGTCACCGTGCCGTTGACCACCGCGCCGACACCCGTGATCGTCGGGGTGATGACGTTGGTTACATTGTCCGTGTCGCTGTTGCCGCTGTCGCTGGCCGCTGCCAGATCAAGGCCGCTCGGGGCGCCTGGGGCAACGCTGTCCACCGTGGCGTTGGCGGTATCGCTCACAGTGGCGGTGTTGCCGGCGTTGTCGGTCACCGTGACCGATACGTTGCGGTTGGTGACACCGTCGATGGCGCCTGGCACGATGGTGTAGGTCGCCGTCCATGTACCGCCGCTGTTGGTCGCGGCAACCGCTGCAGCTCCGCCGAACTGGCTGAAATCCACGGTTACGCCGCTGATGGTGTCGGAGTTGCTGTCACCCCCGGCAGTGTCATCCCAGCTTACGGTGACCGTATCGCCGATCTTGTACACACCGCCCACCCCGGTCGCGCCGGAGATGCTGAGGTGACCGTCGGAAACCGTCGGGGCCTGGCTGTCCACGGTGGCATTGCTGCTGGCCGCAGTGGTGGTGACATTGCCCGCATCGTCGGTGACAGTGAGGCTGACATTGCGACCAGTGGCGTCGATGTTGCCTGCCGCAATGGTGTAGGTTGCAGTCCAGGTTCCGCCGCTGTTGCTCGCAGCCACCGCCGAACCGCCGCCAAAAGCAGAGAAATCGGCGGTGACACTGGCAATATCGGCATTGTTGTCGCCAGCAGCGGTGTTGTTCCAGCTCACCGTGACGGTGTCGCCCGTCTTGTATGCCCCGCCGATACCGCTGGCGCCAGAAATCGAAATCTGCGGGTCGCTGACGGCGGGAGCCTGGTTGTCCGCCGTCAGGTTGGCGGTATCGACGGCCGTGGTCGTTCCGTTGCTGTCGGTGGCGCTGACCGAGACATTCAGGTTGCCGGCATCGATGTTGCCTGCCGTCAGGGTGTAGCTGGCGGTCCAGATGCCGCTACCGCTGTTCGTAGCCACCACGGCGCCGCCGCCTCCGAAGGCGGAGAAATCCATGATGACGGCGGTGACACCGGACTGATTCTGGCCGCTGGCGCTGTTGTCCCACTGAGCGGTGATGGTGTCGCCGATCTTGTAGGTGCTCGCGGTGCCGCTCGGGCTTGAGGTGATGCTGATGTGCGCATCGGTGACGACCGGGCCTGCTTGGGGGGTGGTCACGTCCACTTTGACGGGGGCGCCCATGAGGTTGGGGCTGCCCTCGTCATCCTCGCCCACAACATAGATGTCGTAGGCCGTTTCTGCCGTCAGTCCGGTGAAATTGAAGGTATGGGTGAAGGCGCCGCTGGCAACGGCAGCACTACCTGACTTCATCGCTGCCGAGCCGCCGGCATCCTGACCTGCCCTGACCTGGGCGGCATTCGGCGCGGCGGCTCCATCGGCCACCACCACGTAGTAGAGCGTGCCCGCTTCGTTCAGCGAAGCGGTCAGGTCGAGCGTGGTGGCCGTGAGGTTGGCGGTTGCCGGCGTGCTTTCATCGAAGCCCGGTGCCACATTGTCGACGACGGTGATGCTGAAGGTTTCCTGATAGGTGCCACCCGCACCATCGTCGGTCTGTACGCGCACGCTGTAGGTGCCCGGTGCCATCGTCGAGGTATCGTTGGCACGCAGGGTCGCGCCGCTGATGTTGAAGAGGGCGTTGTCAGTGTCCCCTGTGCCGGAAACCAGCGAATAACTGTGGGTCTGACCGGTATCGACATCGGTCGTGGACAGGGTGCCGATGGTTGCATTGGTGCCGCTCGACTGGTTTATCGAGGTAGCCGACAGGCCGATGTCGGTAGGCGCATCGTTGACCGAGGTCGACACCACCGTCGTGGTCGTGTCGGTCCCGTTCTCGGTGCCGTCGTTGACGGTGATGGTGAAGGTGGTCGTTTCCGTCCCCCCCGGCGCCACGCGGTTGTCCGCCGGGTCGAACACGAGCTGCCGGATGGCCGTGGTCGCCGCCGCCGCGCTGCCGCTGGCCAGGCTGTAGGTGCCGTTGCCATTAGCGGTAAAGCCCGAGGCGCTCAGCGAGGCAGCGGTGAACGCGCCCTTGGCCAGGGCGTCCAGGGCCACCGTGACGGTGACGTCGTCCGCGTCGGTATCGGTGATGGTCACGCTGGAGAACGGGCTGACGGTGGCGGTATCGTCGACCGTCTGGCCGGCGGTCGCGCCGGTGATGGTGGGGGTGGCGTTCGGCGCAGTAAGGGTGAAGTTGCCGATGCTGGACAGCTCATAAGGCGTGGTGTTGTCGCCCGACCAGTTGGCGGCATTGCCGATGGCGGCCAGGAGCTGCTCGCGCGTGCCGGTGGTGATCCCGATATAGCGCATATTGTCGAAGCCATAGGAGCCGCCCCCGCTCGTCGAGCCGGTCGTGCTTGACGAGGTCAGCACGGCCGCCGACGTTCCGTCGACGAGGCCACCAGGCTTGTACGAAAGGTTCTGCCCGGAAATGGCGATGCTGGTGATCATCCAGCTGCCGTCGGTGTAGTTTGTAGGTGACTGCCCGTTGTTCAGCCCGTAGATGAAGGTCGCCCCCACGGTCGTGCCAGCGGTGCCCTGGTAGACGAAGATCTGGTCGCCGGTGCTGTGGAAGCCGACAGAGCTGCCGCCCAGCGACCCGCTGACGCCGCTGCGGGCCGCCCCACCCATTTCCGCGATGCTGGCGTCGCCGCTGCCGTTGTTGGTAACGACGAAAGCCTGCCCCGCCGTGATGTCGCTCTCCACGGTCCAGGTCATATGGCCTTCGTTGGACGAATTGTCATAGAACCGGTTGCCGCTGAGGGTGGCGTCGAAGCTAGCGTCGGTGAAGTGGATCACGGTACCCGCGCTGATGTCGGCCATGGCGACGAAGGCCCAGCGTTGGGCTGGAAAGGCATCGTCGCCGTTGATGCCGATGACGGCGATGTCGCCTGCGCTCAGCGCGGAAAGAAGGCTGTCAAAGCCCGGGAGGGCCATCTCCTCGGCGTCGATGTCCCCGACAGCCACTTCAAGAGACCAGTCGCCGCCATGGGACACCGCGCCCGTCGCGTCATCCGACGCCGCCACATCCGCCCGGGTAAGCCGCGCAATATCCTCGACAAACGCCCGTCCTAGTTCCCCCTGAGCCACATTGCAGCCATAGAGCAGGATGTCGCCACCCTCGCCCACACTTTGCCCGATGCGCTCCAGCAAGGGTGTGTAGTCGCTCAGGTTGTCGCCCGTCAGCACGACACTGCCCAGGTGCTTGCGCGCGTCTGCTCCGTGCGAAAGCACATGGATTGCATCGTAACCACGATGAGCGTCCGCCCACATTGCCATCTGGACGAAGCCGTCCTGCGAGGCATCGATTAGCCTGACTTCGATTCCTGCGGGGATGCCGTCGATCAGGGTCTGGAGGTCGGGAAGTGCGGCGTCGATAAAGACGACTTCCATGCGTCCATCGCGCAGGGTGGCGTCGGCCGGGCGAAGAAGCACGGGGGATGCGGCAGTCTGAGTCATGGCTGATCAAGGCAAGGGTACAGAACGCCAGACCCTACCAAATCATCATATGCCGCGCTTCGTAAGAACTTACAGTTTTCCGGTCAAGCACTCGCCCGCGTGCCCGGAATGCTCACATTGCCAGTTGGTGCATCAAAGCAGAAGCTCTCCTTCGGCGATGGCCCGCGCCACCGCGTGGGGGAGGTTTCTCGCCCCCAGGCGGGCCTTGGCGCCCTGCAGATGGTGAATGACCGTGCGTTCGCTCAGATTGAGCTTGCAGGCGATCTCCGCAGCCGTAAGGCCTTCCTTGGTCCAGTTCAGGCAATCGCGTTCACGCGGGCTGAGGGCGCTGAAAAGGGCGTCCTTTCTGCCTGTCTGGCTTAACGCATTGACACGCTCATGAGCAAGTAGCGCAACATAATTCAAACGCGCCAGCACCTCGTGATCGTGTGGCAGTTCTTCGGCGGCAAACAGACCCAGCACATGCATCTGCGAACCAAGGTAAATGGGCACCGACATACCACTCCGCAGTCCGTGCTCAGCCACTTCACCAAAAATCCGCCGCTGCAGCGTCGAGAAGGTCTCCGCAGGATGGTCCGCATGCCACAGCTTGAACGTTCCGGTACGCAACAATTCGAGAACAACCGGATCGTGAGGCAGATAGCCCGCTCCTTCGTAGTGCTGCGCCCATGTACACATCAAGGACGACCCCTGTATCAGTGGGGTCTGGGAGCCCGCCGCGCAGTGGACCACCCCGGCGACGCCAAGATCGGCGAAACCTTCGATCAGGCGCTCCAATACCTCGTTGCCGGACTGCGCCGTCTGCAGTTTCTCAATGATCGAACCAAGGTCAGGCCGTTGCATGAAGGGGAGTGTATAGGAATGCCGTTGGCACATGCCAGCAAGGCGGAAATGCATGCGGCGGAGAATACCGGCCCCCGGCCGGACGCCGAGAAGTGCTGCCCACAACGAACCTCGGTATCATCACGCCTTCGCCGCACCGCGGCCGGACTCGAACCACCCACGATGAACCTGCTCCGGGCACTCGCCACCGTCAGCGGCATGACCCTGCTGTCGCGCATTCTCGGTTTCGTGCGCGACTTCGTCATCGCCCGCGCCTTCGGTGCCGGGATGATGACCGACGCCTTCTTCGTCGCCTTCCGCCTGCCCAACCTGCTGCGCCGCATGTTTGCCGAAGGCGCTTTCTCGCAGGCCTTCGTGCCCATCCTGGCCGAATACAAGAACCGCCAGGGCGAAGCAGCGGCCCGCACCCTCATCGACCGTACCGCGACCTTGCTGGCGCTGGTAGTGGCCGTCGTGGCACTGCTCGGCATCGTCGCCGCGCCGCTGATCATCTACGTGTCCGCGCCGGGTTTCTCCGCCGATGCGGACAAGTTCGCCCTCACCGTCGAGCTGACCCGCATCACCTTCCCCTACATCCTGTTCATGGCGCTGGTGGCGCTCGCAGGCGGCATCCTCAACACCTGGAGCCGCTTCGCCATTCCGGCCTTCACCCCGGTGCTGCTCAACCTGAGCTTCATCGGCATGGCGCTGTTCGCCGCGCCCTGGTTCGATCCGCCGGTGCTCGCGCTGGCCTGGGCGGTCTTTCTTGGCGGCGTGCTGCAGCTCGCCCTGCAGCTGCGCCCGCTCCACCGCATCGGCATGCTGCCGCGCTTCGACCTGAACCTGCACGACCCTGGCGTGCGCCGCATCCTCAAGCTCATGGCACCCGCGCTGCTGGGTGTGTCGGTCAGCCAGATTTCGCTGCTCATCAACACCATCTTCGCCTCCTTCCTGCAAAGCGGCAGCGTGTCCTGGCTCTACTACGCCGACCGCCTGATGGAGTTTCCCGCGGGCCTGCTGGGCGTGGCGCTGGGCACCATCCTGCTGCCCAGTCTCGCCAGGCTGCACGCCGACCAACGCCAGGAAGAGTTCTCCTCCCTGCTCGACTGGGGCCTGCGCCTCACCCTGCTGCTCACCCTGCCGGCCGCGCTCGCACTGATGCTGCTGGCCGTGCCGCTGGTCGCCACCCTGTTCAACTACGGCGCCTTCTCTGCCACCGACGTGCTGGCCACCCGGCAGGCGCTGGTGGCCTACAGCGTGGGGCTTTCCGGCCTCATCCTGGTCAAGGTCCTCGCGCCGGCCTTCTACGCCCGCCAGGACATCAAGACACCGGTGAAGATCGCGCTGATCACCCTGGCAGCCACCCAGGCGATGAACCTCGCCTTCATCGTGCCGCTCAAGCACGCCGGCCTGGCGCTGTCGATCGGGCTGGCGTCCTGCCTCAACGCCGCCCTGCTCTACCGCGGCCTGCGCCGCCGCGGGGTGTACCAGCCGCAGGCGGGGTGGACGCGCTTCCTCGTCCGCCTGCTGGTGGCGCTCGCGGTAATGGGCATCGTGCTGTGGTTTGCCGCGGGCGCCGACCAACTGTGGGTGGAGCAAGGCGGCTTTGCGCGCATCCTGCACCTGGCAGGCGTGGTGGCGGCCGGAGCCATCGCCTACTTTGCCACGCTGTTCGCACTCGGCTTCCGCCTCAAGGACTTCCGCCGCCGCGCAGCGGGCTAGAATCCGTGTTCCACACCCACGAGAGGAGACCCGCCCATGAAACTCAGCTCCCGGAGTTTTGCCGACGGCGCCCGCATTCCGGGCGAGTTTGCCTTCTGCATCCCCGCTGCCGAAGGGCACGTCTGCCTGGGCGGCAACC
Encoded proteins:
- a CDS encoding DUF4347 domain-containing protein, whose amino-acid sequence is MTQTAASPVLLRPADATLRDGRMEVVFIDAALPDLQTLIDGIPAGIEVRLIDASQDGFVQMAMWADAHRGYDAIHVLSHGADARKHLGSVVLTGDNLSDYTPLLERIGQSVGEGGDILLYGCNVAQGELGRAFVEDIARLTRADVAASDDATGAVSHGGDWSLEVAVGDIDAEEMALPGFDSLLSALSAGDIAVIGINGDDAFPAQRWAFVAMADISAGTVIHFTDASFDATLSGNRFYDNSSNEGHMTWTVESDITAGQAFVVTNNGSGDASIAEMGGAARSGVSGSLGGSSVGFHSTGDQIFVYQGTAGTTVGATFIYGLNNGQSPTNYTDGSWMITSIAISGQNLSYKPGGLVDGTSAAVLTSSSTTGSTSGGGSYGFDNMRYIGITTGTREQLLAAIGNAANWSGDNTTPYELSSIGNFTLTAPNATPTITGATAGQTVDDTATVSPFSSVTITDTDADDVTVTVALDALAKGAFTAASLSASGFTANGNGTYSLASGSAAAATTAIRQLVFDPADNRVAPGGTETTTFTITVNDGTENGTDTTTTVVSTSVNDAPTDIGLSATSINQSSGTNATIGTLSTTDVDTGQTHSYSLVSGTGDTDNALFNISGATLRANDTSTMAPGTYSVRVQTDDGAGGTYQETFSITVVDNVAPGFDESTPATANLTATTLDLTASLNEAGTLYYVVVADGAAAPNAAQVRAGQDAGGSAAMKSGSAAVASGAFTHTFNFTGLTAETAYDIYVVGEDDEGSPNLMGAPVKVDVTTPQAGPVVTDAHISITSSPSGTASTYKIGDTITAQWDNSASGQNQSGVTAVIMDFSAFGGGGAVVATNSGSGIWTASYTLTAGNIDAGNLNVSVSATDSNGTTTAVDTANLTADNQAPAVSDPQISISGASGIGGAYKTGDTVTVSWNNTAAGDNNADIASVTADFSAFGGGSAVAASNSGGTWTATYTIAAGNIDATGRNVSLTVTDDAGNVTTTAASSNATVDSQAPTVSDGHLSISGATGVGGVYKIGDTVTVSWDDTAGGDSNSDTISGVTVDFSQFGGAAAVAATNSGGTWTATYTIVPGAIDGVTNRNVSVTVTDNAGNTATVSDTANATVDSVAPGAPSGLDLAAASDSGNSDTDNVTNVITPTITGVGAVVNGTVTLSSSLGGVLGTTTADAGGNWSFTPGTALTSGTHNVTATTSDAAGNVSANSAGLSFTIDTAAPTTTVTIDSISTDSAAPGDFITNDADGLTVVATLSAPLAVGESLEYSADGTNWTDISSSVIGTGVNHTDSSLTSTATVTMRVRDSAGNSGTAASQLIIIDSSAPVLDAINSSPADDASGVAVSGPLTLKFDEALDSGSDLTKVHLKDVSTDTLVPATVSLNASGELVITPSTNLSYSTAYYVTWDADALKDAAGNAATAVGDETTFNFSTTAAPPAPPPPPGPVTVIPPQSEWEQLPDNDGDGVPEAVEAFVPGLIPQGGTLPVVGDGNGDGVADAQQPDVASVPFRETDVVSLNPDAQPAWVTLAAANPEGGNAVPAPSIVNLTQLDAPADRPAVMDMPLGLIAFEAQLERPGEAARFSLYVDADLGVNGYWQQDASGMWVNLASAPYGGGMVEEGGRLRLDFTLEDGGRFDADGLADGVITAPGAVAYLPGSIIDQAPDLPSDGFWL
- a CDS encoding helix-turn-helix transcriptional regulator yields the protein MHFRLAGMCQRHSYTLPFMQRPDLGSIIEKLQTAQSGNEVLERLIEGFADLGVAGVVHCAAGSQTPLIQGSSLMCTWAQHYEGAGYLPHDPVVLELLRTGTFKLWHADHPAETFSTLQRRIFGEVAEHGLRSGMSVPIYLGSQMHVLGLFAAEELPHDHEVLARLNYVALLAHERVNALSQTGRKDALFSALSPRERDCLNWTKEGLTAAEIACKLNLSERTVIHHLQGAKARLGARNLPHAVARAIAEGELLL
- the murJ gene encoding murein biosynthesis integral membrane protein MurJ, giving the protein MNLLRALATVSGMTLLSRILGFVRDFVIARAFGAGMMTDAFFVAFRLPNLLRRMFAEGAFSQAFVPILAEYKNRQGEAAARTLIDRTATLLALVVAVVALLGIVAAPLIIYVSAPGFSADADKFALTVELTRITFPYILFMALVALAGGILNTWSRFAIPAFTPVLLNLSFIGMALFAAPWFDPPVLALAWAVFLGGVLQLALQLRPLHRIGMLPRFDLNLHDPGVRRILKLMAPALLGVSVSQISLLINTIFASFLQSGSVSWLYYADRLMEFPAGLLGVALGTILLPSLARLHADQRQEEFSSLLDWGLRLTLLLTLPAALALMLLAVPLVATLFNYGAFSATDVLATRQALVAYSVGLSGLILVKVLAPAFYARQDIKTPVKIALITLAATQAMNLAFIVPLKHAGLALSIGLASCLNAALLYRGLRRRGVYQPQAGWTRFLVRLLVALAVMGIVLWFAAGADQLWVEQGGFARILHLAGVVAAGAIAYFATLFALGFRLKDFRRRAAG